In Pajaroellobacter abortibovis, the following are encoded in one genomic region:
- a CDS encoding alpha/beta hydrolase, with translation MKRGGFTKNVWGYQASQMLILMIAVWGLSGSVAAAPKKSVPERKLQKLEIPGASPAFYFKPKKKGRSPVFIYLHGRHGYPESDCQRWSSLVYDLGWLVCPQGPTNEGEGARSWNNGSIVGRRIMEAALIALSKKYKGRVQMRGNLVIGFSEGAYIAMQVGLYDPGRWSRWLILGASDQYWLGDRDPFLQKNKKRIARVYLLTGKHDEVAPQTLRVGATLKKMKIPHHVQIIKGLGHEVALEKRASIYRKALQWLITGRS, from the coding sequence GATCGCCGTATGGGGGCTATCGGGGAGTGTGGCTGCTGCCCCTAAAAAGTCGGTACCAGAACGCAAGCTGCAAAAACTGGAAATTCCTGGCGCTTCCCCTGCTTTCTATTTTAAGCCTAAAAAAAAAGGAAGATCCCCTGTCTTTATCTATTTGCATGGGAGACACGGGTATCCTGAGAGCGACTGTCAGAGGTGGTCATCGTTGGTCTACGATTTAGGATGGCTTGTCTGTCCGCAAGGCCCTACAAATGAAGGGGAGGGAGCAAGAAGTTGGAATAATGGCTCCATTGTCGGACGAAGGATTATGGAAGCCGCATTGATTGCACTCTCGAAAAAATATAAGGGCCGAGTTCAAATGAGAGGGAATCTCGTGATCGGCTTCAGTGAGGGGGCTTACATTGCCATGCAAGTGGGGCTCTATGATCCTGGCCGATGGAGCCGTTGGTTAATTTTAGGTGCAAGCGATCAGTATTGGCTGGGAGATCGGGATCCCTTCTTGCAAAAAAACAAGAAGAGGATCGCGCGCGTCTATCTACTAACCGGAAAGCACGATGAAGTTGCTCCCCAGACATTGCGCGTGGGAGCTACACTCAAAAAGATGAAAATTCCCCACCACGTTCAGATTATCAAAGGTCTTGGTCACGAAGTTGCATTGGAGAAGCGAGCATCGATCTACCGCAAAGCTCTTCAGTGGTTAATAACAGGCCGATCTTAA